In Sus scrofa isolate TJ Tabasco breed Duroc chromosome 11, Sscrofa11.1, whole genome shotgun sequence, the following proteins share a genomic window:
- the LOC110255849 gene encoding G-protein coupled receptor 183-like has translation MAVLGDKPLTGAHLGLHNHSWDLYAPASSTADPLVHQANSCLSHHPPRAVSVALSLFYAALLVFSALGNILALCLAYQKGKKINSTGIYLVHLAVSDLLFTLALPGKIVYYMLDFSWPFGGAFCRLTALILYLNTYSGIYLMTCVSVDRSLAVARARPCPRPREPGRARLACVAVWALASLQTAPLLLIPMSKRVAGRLTCMEFESVEPVLGLPVLVLGTSAVSFCGPAGILLFCYLKVTLKLCRTAQDSPLTSGKRHYRRACLLTLVVLVAVAVCFVPYHLNVIQFMVRKLLRRPTCPEQRAFKLCLQLTVCIMNLNCGIDPVIYSFASTRYRKRLLGILKLKASASSSSPSLGKNSSETGSVNQTGGSAPLEENEV, from the exons ATGGCTGTGCTAGGTGATAAGCCCTTAACGGGAGCACACCTTGGCCTCCACAATCACAGCTGG GACCTCTACGCCCCGGCCTCCAGCACGGCTGACCCTCTCGTCCACCAGGCCAACTCCTGCCTCTCTCACCACCCACCCCGGGCGGTCAGCGTGGCGCTCTCTCTGTTCTACGCAGCCCTCCTGGTCTTCAGCGCCCTGGGAAACATCCTTGCCCTTTGCCTTGCCTATCAGAAGGGCAAGAAGATCAACTCAACGGGCATCTACTTGGTCCACCTGGCGGTGTCCGACCTCCTGTTCACCCTGGCCCTGCCCGGAAAGATCGTCTATTACATGCTGGACTTCAGCTGGCCTTTTGGGGGCGCCTTCTGCAGGCTGACGGCCCTCATCCTCTACCTGAACACCTACTCGGGGATCTACCTGATGACATGCGTGAGCGTGGACCGGTCCCTGGCTGTGGCCCGCGCCCGCCCGTGTCCCCGGCCCCGCGAGCCCGGGCGGGCCAGGCTGGCCTGCGTGGCTGTCTGGGCCCTGGCGTCCCTGCAGACGGCGCCCCTGCTCTTGATCCCCATGAGCAAGCGGGTGGCCGGCAGGCTGACCTGCATGGAGTTCGAGAGCGTGGAGCCGGTGCTCGGGCTGCCCGTCCTGGTCCTGGGGACCTCGGCCGTGAGCTTCTGTGGGCCGGCGGGCATCCTCCTCTTCTGCTACCTGAAGGTCACCTTGAAGCTGTGCCGGACGGCGCAGGACAGCCCTCTGACGAGCGGGAAGCGGCACTACCGCCGGGCCTGCCTGCTCACGCTGGTGGTGCTGGTGGCCGTGGCTGTGTGCTTCGTCCCCTATCACCTCAACGTCATCCAGTTCATGGTGAGGAAGCTGCTCCGCCGGCCAACCTGCCCCGAGCAGAGGGCTTTCAAGCTGTGCCTCCAGCTCACCGTGTGCATCATGAACTTGAACTGCGGCATCGACCCCGTCATCTATTCCTTTGCATCCACGCGGTACAGGAAACGGCTCCTCGGCATTTTGAAACTCAAAGCCTCAGcgtcctcctcctctccctccctggggaAAAATTCCTCAGAAACAGGAAGTGTCAACCAGACGGGGGGCTCTGCTCCCTTAGAGGAGAACGAGGTCTAA